The Pantoea trifolii nucleotide sequence ATTACACGCACATTTTCGCCTTCAAGGCGCTCAATGTTCCCGGAAGCAGCCAGTTGTTGAAGGCTGCACTCGCCCGTACTGAAAATGCTTACCTGCCATTCAGCAACTTTGTTCTCATACATTGCAGAACGTGTTTTCCCTTTACCACCCGATAACGTATACACGCGGTTCTGCATGATTTTAGCGGCTGCCAGTACGTCTTTATCTAACAGCTTCGACTCATCAAGAACCAGGTAGCTGTCGTTATGGGCCACGGCAATCTCCTCAAGCCCCTTATCCGTATTGTTCCACAGTACGACAACATCTTTAGGTGATCCTGCTAATGATGCAAGCATGTAGGCACTGGACGTTTTTCCTATACTACTCATCCCCCACAAATGAAACCCGCCCCCTTCCATACCTGAAAGCTTAAGGAGAAAGCCAGAAAACCCGCAGCACAGAGCCAACATAATGCGCGAGCTATGTAGCGCGTATGGAGCAACATTGATTTTCCATAATTTTAATGTTTCCTGTTTTCCCTCGACAGGTAAATGATTTTTTGCGCTGGGGTGTAATATTGGTTTATCTCCTTTTATCTCACCAACGACTTTATCATTAGCACGCAAATAAGCATCACCATAAAAACCAGGCTTATAGCACAGTGTGATTGCCTTATCAGTTTCCTTAATTACTGCCTGATACGCCCGGCTCCAGTATTCTTTAGTTACATTGGGATTATGCCCACATTTTAATAACATTTTCTTTAGCTCTAATACACTGACAAGTGCCCTTGCCGGTACAAGTACACATGTCGACTCCAGCCCCTGCGAATCAGTTATTTTAATAAGCCGGTATGCAACTGGACATGATTCTGAAATCTTTGTACGAGCCAACAATGTAACAAGTAATTTTTCTTCTTTGTCACTTAATTTTTCTTTATATACTTTCATTAACAGAGCCTTATTTTTATTTAAAGATCCCCTCGCAGTTATTACGATTAACGTCATAATTAGGGCGTGAGGGATTCCTTGCATGATGTCTCATACAACATTAGTATTTGTTTAAAAATCGCAGAAACAGTTTACAACTGGTACATATCGCTAATAGATCATGAAATTATTTTAATATCAAATGATCACCATACTTCCTTACCTTATACATAAAAGTCAATCCGGCTATACCAATAGAATCTAGCTTAATCAGAGAATTAACATATTGCTTACGCAATAGACGGTATTTTTTAGTCCAGCGCTTCCTTTTCCTTTCCTTGCTCCCCAGCATATGATAATCATCATACTGAATTGATTCGACTCGCCACCAGATAGCTTTAAAACGATAGCTCACCTGTCGCATTG carries:
- a CDS encoding DUF927 domain-containing protein, whose protein sequence is MKVYKEKLSDKEEKLLVTLLARTKISESCPVAYRLIKITDSQGLESTCVLVPARALVSVLELKKMLLKCGHNPNVTKEYWSRAYQAVIKETDKAITLCYKPGFYGDAYLRANDKVVGEIKGDKPILHPSAKNHLPVEGKQETLKLWKINVAPYALHSSRIMLALCCGFSGFLLKLSGMEGGGFHLWGMSSIGKTSSAYMLASLAGSPKDVVVLWNNTDKGLEEIAVAHNDSYLVLDESKLLDKDVLAAAKIMQNRVYTLSGGKGKTRSAMYENKVAEWQVSIFSTGECSLQQLAASGNIERLEGENVRVIDVNADAGAEMGIFESLPDDVNSSNELVHAIKDATHRYYGSAKPAFLKRLVADIQDDRESVKRKLEKGIEFFLDKHKVDRNSGIQVRIAKRFAIAYVAGSMAVKYGVLPFTKQEIMKGISTCYQDSLKAVLSEPEITKPLMGNSLNAIIDFCKKDDLLNLIGNDRVTQTVIKKAPVIIHKVKGRAVYAVDKDLVHNYLSKSQRKGILTLLTKQGVLLSDVNKEYSTIQIIYKRKQVGRRYCFVCNKFDKFMKE